In Trifolium pratense cultivar HEN17-A07 linkage group LG7, ARS_RC_1.1, whole genome shotgun sequence, a genomic segment contains:
- the LOC123896886 gene encoding mediator of RNA polymerase II transcription subunit 22a-like — protein MNKGGPGGGGPTAAAAASVAQKQKTLLQKVEGDIANIVDNFSYIVNVARVNDPPVRNSQEAFMMETRAARMVQAADSLLKLVSDLKQTAIFSGFASLNDHVEQRRIAFNQLAEKTDHTLSMIGEKAAASLKELESNYSSSAQKTIQEIQP, from the exons ATGAACAAAGGTGGACCAGGCGGCGGCGGGCCAACTGCAGCGGCAGCGGCATCTGTAGCTCAGAAGCAGAAGACGTTGTTGCAGAAAGTCGAAGGTGATATCGCTAACATTGTTGACAATTTCAGCTACATTGTCAATGTTGCCAGA GTAAATGATCCACCTGTTAGAAATTCACAGGAAGCTTTTATGATGGAGACGCGTGCTGCTAGGATG GTCCAAGCTGCTGATTCTCTACTTAAATTGGTTTCAGATCTGAAGCAGACTGCAATATTTTCAGGATTTGCGTCCCTTAATGACCATGTAGAACAAAGAAGGATTGCGTTTAACCAACTGGCAGAAAAAACAGACCACACATTATCTATGATTGGAGAGAAAGCTGCTGCTAGCCTGAAAGAACTTGAATCCAATTATTCTTCTTCTGCACAAAAGACTATTCAAGAGATACAACCGTAG